One window of the Athene noctua chromosome 5, bAthNoc1.hap1.1, whole genome shotgun sequence genome contains the following:
- the LOC141961544 gene encoding opsin-VA-like has translation MDSFRAPENESLLSSSSGPARWDPFRRPLDSIQPWHFRLLAAVMLVVTSLSLAENLAVILVTFKFKQLRQPVNYVIVNLSVADFLVSLTGGTISFLTNLKGYFYMGYWACVLEGFAVTFFGIVALWSLALLAFERYIVICRPMGNMRLRGKHAALGIAFVWTFSFIWTIPPTMGWSSYTTSKIGTTCEPNWYSGAFTDHTYIIAFFTTCFIVPLSVILVSYGKLMRKLRKVSDTQGRLGTTRKPERQVTRMVVVMIIAFLICWMPYAAFSILVTAYPSIELDPCLAAIPAFFSKTATVYNPIIYVFMNKQFRKCLIQMFSCSAITTAESNMNPTSERAMLTQDKRGSEMATMAVRSTVSKRRTGDEHRNCQSSAQLAASENKTCPM, from the exons ATGGATTCATTCAGAGCACCTGAAAATGAGTCGCTGTTGTCCAGTTCCTCTGGCCCTGCCAGATGGGATCCCTTCCGTCGTCCCTTGGACTCCATCCAGCCCTGGCACTTCAGGCTCCTGGCAGCTGTAATGTTGGTGGTGACCTCCCTGTCGCTTGCTGAGAACCTGGCTGTAATCCTGGTAACTTTTAAGTTCAAGCAATTGAGACAACCTGTCAATTATGTTATAGTCAATTTGTCTGTGGCTGATTTCCTGGTCTCACTGACTGGTGGCACCATCAGCTTTTTAACGAATCTGAAAGGTTATTTTTATATGGGATACTGGGCTTGTGTACTGGAAGGATTTGCTGTCACATTTTTTG GCATTGTTGCTCTCTGGTCTCTTGCTCTGTTGGCTTTTGAGCGGTACATTGTGATCTGCCGCCCCATGGGAAACATGCGCTTGAGGGGGAAGCATGCTGCCCTAGGCATTGCCTTTGTGTGGACCTTTTCCTTCATTTGGACCATTCCACCAACAATGGGTTGGAGCAGTTACACCACCAGTAAGATTGGAACTACTTGTGAGCCTAACTG GTACTCAGGAGCTTTTACTGACCATACGTACATTATTGCATTCTTCACCACCTGTTTTATAGTGCCTTTATCAGTGATTTTGGTATCCTATGGAAAACTGATGCGGAAGCTAAGAAAG GTGTCAGATACGCAAGGCAGGCTGGGAACTACCAGGAAACCTGAAAGACAAGTGACTAGAATGGTGGTCGTTATGATCATTGCCTTTCTAATCTGCTGGATGCCATATGCAGCCTTTTCTATCCTAGTCACTGCATACCCCTCCATTGAGCTGGATCCTTGTCTGGCAGCAATTCCAgctttcttttccaaaacagCTACTGTTTATAATCCAATTATTTACGTCTTTATGAACAAACAG tTCAGGAAGTGTCTGATTCAAATGTTCAGCTGCAGTGCCATAACAACTGCAGAGTCCAACATGAACCCGACTTCAGAGAGAGCAATGCTAACCCAGGACAAAAGAGGCAGTGAGATGGCCACCATGGCAGTACGTAGCACCGTTTCTAAGAGGAGAACCGGAGATGAACACAGAAATTGCCAGTCCTCTGCTCAGTTGGcagcttcagaaaacaaaacctgtcCCATGTAG